A genomic region of Devosia ginsengisoli contains the following coding sequences:
- a CDS encoding ABC transporter ATP-binding protein, translating to MAPVTLKSVRKAYGDAKVLHGVDIAIADGEFIVLVGPSGCGKSTLLRMIAGLEVITDGAVEIGDRVVNDLEPKDRDIAMVFQNYALYPHMTVATNMGFSLEHRGASKAEIAERVKWAADILGLVPLLDRYPRQLSGGQRQRVAMGRAIVRNPQVFLFDEPLSNLDAKLRVVMRGEIKGLHQRLGVTTVYVTHDQVEAMTMADRIVVMNAGRVEQIGAPLDLYDRPANLFVAGFIGSPAMNLIGGEITEQGFAAAGVTLPLPPGTTAKGRATYGIRPEHLVLADDGVPATVALVEPMGSETQVTMTMGEHRIIGVFRERLSARPGETIHVRPDLTAIHLFDAETGARIA from the coding sequence ATGGCTCCCGTTACCCTCAAATCCGTTCGCAAGGCCTATGGCGACGCCAAGGTGCTGCATGGCGTGGATATCGCCATCGCCGACGGCGAATTCATCGTGCTGGTTGGCCCCTCAGGTTGCGGCAAATCCACCCTGCTGCGCATGATTGCCGGCCTCGAAGTCATCACCGATGGCGCCGTCGAAATCGGTGACCGCGTGGTCAACGACCTCGAGCCCAAGGACCGCGACATCGCCATGGTGTTCCAGAATTATGCGCTCTACCCGCATATGACGGTTGCCACCAATATGGGCTTTTCGCTCGAGCATCGCGGTGCCTCCAAGGCCGAGATAGCAGAGCGCGTCAAATGGGCCGCGGACATCCTGGGCCTGGTGCCGCTGCTCGATCGCTATCCCCGCCAACTGTCGGGTGGCCAGCGCCAACGCGTCGCCATGGGCCGCGCCATTGTGCGCAATCCCCAGGTATTCCTGTTCGACGAACCCCTCAGCAATCTCGACGCCAAATTGCGCGTCGTGATGCGCGGCGAGATCAAGGGCCTGCACCAGCGCCTCGGCGTCACCACGGTCTACGTCACCCACGATCAGGTGGAAGCCATGACCATGGCCGACCGCATCGTGGTGATGAATGCTGGCCGCGTCGAACAGATCGGTGCCCCGCTCGACCTCTATGACCGCCCGGCCAACCTCTTCGTCGCCGGCTTCATTGGCTCCCCCGCCATGAACCTGATCGGCGGCGAAATCACCGAACAGGGCTTCGCTGCAGCCGGAGTGACGTTGCCACTGCCCCCGGGCACGACCGCAAAGGGCAGGGCCACCTACGGCATTCGCCCCGAACATCTGGTTCTGGCTGATGATGGCGTGCCCGCCACGGTCGCGCTGGTCGAGCCCATGGGCTCCGAAACCCAGGTCACCATGACCATGGGTGAACACCGGATCATCGGCGTCTTCCGCGAGCGCCTGTCCGCCCGCCCCGGCGAAACCATTCATGTCCGGCCCGACCTGACCGCCATCCACCTCTTCGACGCCGAAACCGGCGCACGGATCGCCTGA
- a CDS encoding ABC transporter substrate-binding protein: MKTKYLKTSAAIAGIVLGLAASGTAWAQDAVNLRMTIWSANEAHLAMFNEIAEGFKATHPNVTVSFEPLPFDSYTTTLTTQIAGGNPPDLAWILETTAADFVNSGALAPLSDAFAATEGYDIADVSEKATALWTRDGQLYAYPFSTSPFALFVNNDVITAAGAKTPAELIASGEWTWDNAFATAATVGQSGKTGLVVRDFKYQVWQNLASIWNGWGATPWSEDGKTCTFADQPMVDAMTAIHKAIFTDKAMPGPGEDIDFFAGETGMTITQISRASLLPTENPFDWDLVPLPAGPVGEYAVVGQAGVGAFAAGANVDTAVAFLAYMTNPENSQKLAQFFPPARASLLNAETLAATNPLLSAEQIDNVVISGISNGVVLPGHTNFAQIQQTIRASLDSLWVADADVAAVLGNVCSSVSPLLAR; this comes from the coding sequence ATGAAAACCAAATATCTGAAAACATCGGCGGCCATCGCCGGCATCGTCCTCGGGCTCGCTGCGTCGGGCACCGCCTGGGCACAGGACGCGGTCAACCTGCGCATGACCATCTGGAGCGCCAACGAAGCGCATCTGGCCATGTTCAACGAGATCGCCGAGGGCTTCAAGGCGACCCATCCCAATGTCACGGTCAGCTTCGAGCCGCTGCCCTTCGACAGCTATACCACGACCCTGACCACCCAGATCGCCGGCGGCAATCCGCCCGACCTGGCCTGGATTCTCGAAACCACCGCCGCCGACTTCGTCAATTCCGGCGCTCTGGCGCCGCTGAGCGATGCCTTCGCCGCTACTGAAGGCTATGACATCGCGGACGTCTCGGAAAAGGCCACCGCGCTCTGGACCAGGGATGGTCAGCTCTACGCCTATCCCTTCTCCACCTCGCCCTTCGCCCTCTTCGTCAACAACGACGTCATCACGGCCGCTGGCGCCAAGACCCCGGCGGAACTGATCGCATCAGGCGAATGGACCTGGGACAATGCCTTCGCCACCGCGGCGACGGTCGGCCAGTCCGGCAAGACGGGCCTCGTGGTCCGCGACTTCAAATATCAGGTCTGGCAGAACCTGGCCTCGATCTGGAATGGCTGGGGCGCCACGCCGTGGTCGGAAGATGGCAAGACCTGCACCTTCGCCGACCAGCCCATGGTCGATGCCATGACCGCCATCCACAAGGCGATCTTCACCGACAAGGCCATGCCCGGCCCCGGTGAGGATATCGACTTCTTCGCCGGCGAAACCGGCATGACCATCACCCAGATCAGCCGCGCTTCGCTGCTGCCCACGGAAAATCCCTTCGATTGGGATTTGGTGCCGCTGCCGGCTGGTCCGGTCGGGGAATATGCCGTGGTCGGTCAGGCCGGCGTCGGCGCCTTCGCTGCCGGTGCCAATGTCGATACCGCCGTGGCATTCCTCGCCTATATGACCAACCCGGAAAACAGCCAGAAGCTGGCCCAGTTCTTCCCGCCGGCCCGCGCCAGCCTGCTCAATGCCGAAACCCTGGCCGCCACCAATCCGCTGCTTTCGGCTGAACAGATCGACAATGTGGTGATCTCGGGTATTTCCAACGGCGTCGTGCTGCCGGGTCACACCAACTTCGCCCAGATCCAGCAGACCATCCGCGCCTCGCTGGATAGCCTCTGGGTTGCCGATGCCGATGTCGCCGCCGTGCTCGGCAATGTGTGCTCCAGCGTCAGCCCGCTGCTGGCCCGCTGA
- a CDS encoding carbohydrate ABC transporter permease — MSLAETPQKRPFWTMARRDAAAGYVFIAPQLIGIIAFVLVPLGLVFWYSLHEWNVLASTFNYVGAANYQMLLADPNLPSVLWASAVFSVGLVILNMSLALLLAVLLDQKLRGLVVFRTLFFSPVVVSLVAWTIVWSFLLQNNGGINGLLAMLGIEGPNWLRNPATAMVSVVVVQVFKNVGLNMVLFLAALQGVPKELYEAARVDGAGRFKQFRRITLPLISPTILLTSIITVVGSLQVFAQIAVLTQGGPGMSTTVLVYYLYQQAFQFHFFGYGSTLSILLFVIVAALTFAQWQLRKRIVFYEN; from the coding sequence ATGAGCCTGGCAGAAACGCCGCAGAAACGCCCCTTCTGGACCATGGCCCGCCGTGATGCGGCCGCGGGCTACGTCTTCATCGCCCCGCAATTGATCGGCATCATCGCCTTCGTCCTCGTGCCGCTTGGCCTCGTCTTCTGGTATTCGCTGCACGAATGGAATGTGCTGGCCTCGACCTTCAACTATGTCGGCGCTGCCAATTACCAGATGCTGCTGGCCGATCCGAACCTGCCGTCGGTTCTGTGGGCGTCCGCCGTTTTCTCGGTCGGTCTGGTCATCCTCAACATGTCGCTGGCTTTGCTGCTGGCCGTGCTGCTGGACCAGAAGCTCCGAGGCCTTGTCGTCTTCCGCACCCTGTTCTTCTCCCCCGTTGTGGTGTCGCTCGTCGCCTGGACCATCGTCTGGAGCTTCCTGTTGCAGAACAATGGCGGCATCAATGGCCTGCTCGCCATGCTGGGCATTGAAGGTCCCAACTGGCTGCGCAACCCGGCCACGGCCATGGTCTCGGTGGTCGTGGTGCAGGTCTTCAAGAATGTCGGCCTCAACATGGTCCTGTTCCTCGCCGCCCTGCAGGGCGTGCCCAAGGAACTCTACGAGGCCGCGCGGGTCGATGGGGCAGGGCGCTTCAAGCAGTTCCGCCGCATCACCCTGCCGCTGATCAGCCCGACTATCCTGCTCACCTCGATCATCACCGTCGTCGGCTCGCTCCAGGTCTTCGCCCAGATCGCCGTCCTCACCCAGGGCGGGCCGGGCATGTCGACGACGGTGCTGGTCTACTACCTCTACCAGCAGGCCTTCCAGTTCCACTTCTTCGGCTATGGCTCGACCCTGTCGATCCTGCTCTTCGTCATTGTCGCCGCGCTCACCTTCGCCCAGTGGCAGCTCCGCAAGCGGATCGTCTTCTATGAAAACTGA
- a CDS encoding FdhF/YdeP family oxidoreductase: MSDRQPRYKTYNHPAGGWGAAAATAKVLMEQSVVGKGSRALLTMNQPGGFKCPSCAYPDPECKKTLEFCENGAKALAHEATKFRVTREFFEQHSVSELMAQSDYELEMHGRLTEPMRYDAASDHYVPCSWDDAFGLIGQHLRALESPDEAEFYTSGRTPNEAAFLYSIFVREFGTNNFPDCSNMCHEPTSRGLPHSIGVGKGTVVLEDFEHTDAIFIIGQNTGTNAPRMMTNLVEARKRGVPIVVVNPMPERALIRFTEPQDVVQMATMGSTPIASEFVHIKIGGDLALLKGMMKVIFEREAAGEAIVDREFIAEHTLGFEAIRDDAMAQDWAEITAVSGISEEQIRRCAEIYIRSKATMICYGMGITQHQQGSRMVQQIANLLMLRGNFGRPGAGISPIRGHSNVQGDRTVGIDEKPTPAYLDRVREVFGFEPPREHGHHTVESVEAMKSGQAKVFIGLGGNFVRAVPDTEQAYAAMQKLALTVGIATKLNRGHLVHGRDALILPVVARSEYIRTGKGEQFITIEDSMSNVTASRGVLEPASVDCMPEVEIVCRMAMATLPDSKVDWASYIDDYDAIRGSIAAVYPQIYADFSERIKAPKGFHLDIPPRRRVWPTPSGKANFLLFEGLHVDAVIEDDTMLRLATVRSHDQFNTTIYSYNDRYRGVYNDRMVLFMNEEDRKARGLESGQKIALETIAGDGVERRIADLTVLDYPMPRGAVAGYYPELNPLLPLDYYDRISGTPAAKSVPVRVVREG; encoded by the coding sequence GTGAGCGACAGGCAGCCCCGCTACAAAACCTACAACCACCCCGCCGGCGGCTGGGGCGCGGCTGCGGCCACAGCCAAGGTGCTGATGGAGCAGAGCGTGGTCGGCAAGGGCTCGCGGGCGCTGCTGACCATGAACCAGCCGGGCGGGTTCAAATGTCCGAGCTGCGCCTATCCCGACCCGGAATGCAAGAAGACGCTGGAATTCTGCGAGAACGGCGCCAAGGCGCTGGCGCATGAGGCGACCAAGTTTCGAGTGACGCGGGAATTCTTCGAACAGCATTCGGTCAGCGAACTCATGGCGCAATCCGACTATGAACTAGAAATGCATGGGCGGCTGACCGAGCCGATGCGCTATGACGCGGCGAGCGATCATTATGTGCCCTGTTCGTGGGATGATGCGTTCGGGCTGATCGGGCAGCATTTGCGGGCGCTGGAGAGCCCGGACGAGGCCGAGTTCTATACGTCGGGGCGCACGCCCAACGAGGCGGCCTTTCTCTATTCCATCTTCGTGCGCGAATTCGGGACCAACAATTTCCCCGACTGCTCGAATATGTGCCACGAGCCGACCAGCCGCGGGCTGCCGCACTCCATCGGGGTGGGCAAGGGCACGGTGGTGCTGGAGGATTTCGAGCATACCGACGCCATCTTCATCATCGGGCAGAATACCGGGACCAATGCGCCGCGCATGATGACCAACCTGGTGGAAGCCCGCAAACGCGGCGTGCCAATCGTGGTGGTCAACCCTATGCCGGAGCGGGCGCTGATCCGCTTCACCGAGCCGCAGGATGTGGTGCAGATGGCGACGATGGGCTCGACGCCCATTGCCAGCGAATTCGTGCATATCAAGATCGGCGGCGACCTGGCTCTGCTCAAGGGCATGATGAAGGTGATCTTCGAGCGGGAAGCGGCGGGCGAGGCCATCGTGGACCGGGAGTTCATCGCCGAACATACGCTGGGATTCGAGGCCATTCGCGACGATGCTATGGCGCAGGACTGGGCGGAGATAACAGCGGTTTCGGGCATATCCGAGGAGCAGATCCGGCGCTGCGCTGAAATCTACATTCGCTCCAAGGCGACGATGATCTGCTACGGCATGGGCATAACCCAGCACCAGCAGGGATCGCGCATGGTGCAGCAGATTGCCAACCTGCTGATGCTGCGGGGCAATTTCGGTCGACCCGGCGCCGGCATTTCACCCATTCGCGGCCATTCCAACGTGCAGGGCGACCGCACGGTGGGGATCGATGAAAAACCGACCCCGGCCTATCTCGACCGGGTGCGCGAGGTGTTCGGGTTCGAGCCGCCGCGCGAGCATGGCCACCATACGGTGGAATCGGTCGAGGCAATGAAGAGCGGCCAGGCCAAGGTGTTCATCGGGCTGGGCGGCAATTTCGTGCGGGCCGTGCCCGATACCGAGCAGGCCTATGCGGCGATGCAGAAACTGGCGCTGACGGTGGGCATCGCCACCAAGCTCAATCGCGGACACCTGGTGCATGGGCGCGATGCGCTGATCCTGCCAGTGGTGGCGCGATCGGAATATATCCGCACCGGCAAGGGCGAGCAGTTCATCACCATCGAGGATTCGATGTCCAATGTGACGGCATCGCGCGGGGTGCTGGAGCCGGCCAGCGTGGATTGCATGCCGGAGGTGGAAATCGTGTGCCGCATGGCCATGGCGACACTGCCCGACAGCAAGGTGGATTGGGCCAGCTATATCGATGATTATGATGCTATTCGCGGCAGCATTGCAGCGGTCTACCCGCAAATCTATGCCGACTTCTCGGAGCGGATCAAAGCGCCCAAGGGGTTTCATCTCGACATTCCGCCACGGCGGCGGGTGTGGCCGACGCCCAGTGGCAAGGCCAATTTCCTGCTGTTCGAGGGGCTGCATGTCGATGCGGTGATCGAGGATGACACTATGCTGCGCCTGGCCACGGTGCGCTCGCATGACCAGTTCAACACCACGATCTACAGCTATAATGACCGCTATCGTGGGGTCTACAATGACCGCATGGTGCTGTTCATGAACGAAGAGGACCGCAAGGCACGCGGGCTGGAATCGGGCCAGAAGATTGCGCTGGAGACCATTGCCGGCGATGGGGTTGAGCGGCGGATCGCTGATCTGACCGTGCTCGACTATCCGATGCCGCGGGGCGCGGTGGCCGGCTACTATCCGGAGCTCAACCCGCTGTTGCCGCTGGACTATTACGACCGCATCAGCGGCACGCCGGCCGCCAAATCCGTGCCGGTGCGGGTGGTGCGGGAAGGCTGA
- the fdhD gene encoding formate dehydrogenase accessory sulfurtransferase FdhD: MDRPLEAQGRRAVETGLDRLGLGLGPEGDARMTRSVPVEAPVAFDVCGIGYAVMMATPADLVDYATGFALSEGLARGPEDILDVQAHAVEGGFVVRLNLPPDGAQKAMARARTRVTESSCGLCGIDNIEQVLRPLPPVIARISVEREAIVRALAELPEHQPLSRETGAVHGAAFCLPDGAIVMAREDVGRHNALDKLIGALARQGIDPATGFFLLTARCSYELVEKTVRAGCPMLVTISAPTTLAAERAEAAGLTLVTLARPDAALVLSGRDNISGHSSIVPRPRGSTRSP; this comes from the coding sequence ATGGATAGGCCTTTGGAGGCGCAGGGGCGGCGGGCGGTCGAGACCGGGCTGGATCGTCTTGGGCTGGGGCTTGGCCCGGAGGGCGATGCAAGGATGACGCGCAGCGTGCCGGTCGAGGCGCCGGTGGCCTTCGATGTGTGCGGCATCGGCTATGCGGTCATGATGGCGACGCCGGCGGACCTGGTGGACTATGCCACGGGCTTTGCGCTGAGCGAGGGGCTGGCCAGGGGACCCGAGGATATTCTCGATGTGCAGGCCCATGCGGTGGAGGGCGGCTTCGTGGTGCGGCTGAACCTGCCGCCTGATGGCGCGCAGAAGGCCATGGCACGGGCGCGGACCAGGGTCACAGAGAGCAGTTGCGGGCTGTGCGGCATCGACAATATCGAGCAGGTGCTGCGCCCCCTGCCCCCGGTTATCGCCCGGATCAGCGTGGAGCGGGAGGCCATTGTGCGGGCGCTGGCGGAGTTGCCGGAGCACCAACCGCTCAGCCGGGAAACCGGGGCGGTGCATGGGGCGGCGTTCTGCCTGCCTGACGGCGCTATCGTCATGGCGCGCGAGGATGTGGGCCGGCACAATGCGCTCGACAAGCTCATCGGCGCGCTGGCGCGGCAGGGGATCGATCCGGCGACGGGCTTTTTCCTGCTGACGGCGCGGTGCAGCTATGAACTGGTCGAAAAGACCGTGCGGGCGGGCTGCCCGATGCTGGTGACCATTTCGGCGCCGACCACGCTGGCGGCCGAGCGAGCAGAGGCGGCCGGGCTGACGCTAGTGACACTGGCGCGCCCCGATGCGGCGCTGGTGCTGAGCGGGCGGGACAATATTTCGGGACATAGCAGCATCGTGCCACGACCTCGTGGTTCGACACGCTCACCATGA